Proteins encoded together in one Campylobacter peloridis LMG 23910 window:
- the mltG gene encoding endolytic transglycosylase MltG, translating to MIFLLSIFYYLLLPIKTNSVVFIPQGSVGKIITQLDKNNYKMSNIDKYTLYFLGHPQSGWINIGTKELNRAEFLHKLTIAKAALETITLIPGETTAIFFEELAEKLNLNSKILMQEFYKQSPFKEGMLFPETYKIPKGITEELLVKYLLAFSANEFKKLSYKIFREYNEKKWHEYIIIASIIQKEAANNEEMPIVSSVIRNRLKKGMKLQMDGTLNYGKYSHEKITPQRIRSDNSSYNTYKFNGIPKEAVCNVSFEAIKAAIFPAKTEYLYFVRDKKTNKHIFTSTLQEHNKAMRN from the coding sequence TTGATTTTTCTCTTGTCCATTTTTTACTATCTACTTTTACCTATAAAAACAAACTCTGTGGTTTTTATTCCACAAGGTTCTGTTGGTAAAATTATAACGCAATTAGATAAAAATAACTATAAAATGAGTAATATTGACAAATACACATTATATTTTTTAGGTCACCCACAATCTGGCTGGATAAATATAGGCACAAAAGAACTAAATAGAGCTGAATTTTTACACAAACTTACTATAGCCAAAGCAGCACTTGAAACTATTACTTTAATTCCTGGAGAAACTACTGCAATTTTCTTTGAAGAATTGGCAGAAAAGTTAAATTTAAATTCCAAAATACTAATGCAAGAATTTTATAAACAAAGCCCCTTTAAAGAAGGAATGCTTTTTCCAGAAACTTATAAAATTCCAAAAGGTATTACAGAAGAGCTTTTAGTAAAATACCTTTTAGCTTTTTCTGCAAATGAATTTAAAAAACTTTCTTACAAAATTTTTAGAGAATATAATGAAAAAAAATGGCACGAGTATATCATCATAGCTTCTATTATACAAAAAGAAGCAGCGAACAATGAAGAAATGCCTATAGTTTCTTCTGTTATTCGTAATCGTCTAAAAAAGGGAATGAAGCTTCAAATGGATGGGACACTAAATTATGGCAAATACTCTCACGAAAAAATCACTCCACAAAGAATAAGATCAGACAATAGCTCTTACAATACTTATAAATTTAATGGTATACCAAAAGAAGCTGTTTGTAATGTCTCTTTTGAAGCAATTAAAGCAGCTATTTTTCCTGCTAAAACAGAGTATTTGTATTTTGTAAGAGATAAAAAAACAAACAAACATATTTTTACTTCTACTCTTCAAGAGCATAATAAAGCAATGAGAAATTAA
- the flgL gene encoding flagellar hook-associated protein FlgL, with the protein MRISNQYTFYTSIQNYTDGQSLLNKYNLQLQTGQLIQHSFEHANTYINGSRLEYEMANINQIIEGTQAAQEMAKNTDTALKNITELLEKFKTLLTKAASDGNSQTSREAIAKELKLIKESIVNIANTSINGQYLFAGSNTATKPFDKYGNYNGNKDNIFVVSGSGTQIPYNIPGWDLFFKPDSNINKLISTNVSMIDNRYDVIKNPDQKKFLDEESKFSYLIGQNYVQGGGLDPDKDFDYADSKLPFPKSSMYIQGVKPDGTSFKATINIGPEDKIGDVLENIGKLYGNTDTNKVVEVKMNDSGQIEIKNLKEGNSSLDFHAVAMTPQVQDKGQINALKEAADAEGISMDQLTDRIMQAAHNGNINNVTSPVTIQVNGQDFEINIHQTDFIKSNINGNKTNGKEFDVPFEKDGNTVYGNVSQIIKGTSQYANDSTKLSEVIANSNGSMAGQQLQMNITSKSGQRYDVTVNLENSLVSFTKPDGTLIQIPIMNVDPNNPNNAIVTNPEDITYRQLNDIIGMIASDNIPANTLTPANVANFKEYQRLVANSKDSVEVNMDYKGRISITDKFSTNTNIGVSIKDSNSNTNFPTTGGGVTQGSGFTFSANNSLTIDDPNVDLIKDLDEMIDAVLNGNMRADSEGSDPRNTGLQGALERLDHLQDHVRKTQTTIGSYTNSIEETNKRMTFLNVNVATIKSGVTDADYGQTYMQFMQTMVSYQAMLSATSKISQISLLNYL; encoded by the coding sequence ATGAGAATTAGTAATCAATATACTTTTTATACTTCTATACAAAATTATACTGATGGGCAATCTTTACTAAATAAGTATAATTTGCAATTACAAACAGGGCAACTCATTCAACATTCATTTGAACACGCTAATACTTATATAAATGGTTCAAGATTAGAATATGAAATGGCAAATATAAATCAAATCATAGAAGGAACACAAGCTGCACAAGAAATGGCTAAAAATACAGATACAGCTTTAAAAAACATCACAGAGCTTTTGGAAAAATTTAAAACACTTCTAACAAAGGCAGCAAGTGATGGTAATTCTCAAACATCAAGAGAGGCTATTGCTAAAGAGCTTAAATTAATTAAAGAATCCATAGTAAACATAGCAAATACTAGTATTAACGGACAATATCTTTTTGCAGGTTCAAATACAGCTACAAAACCTTTTGATAAATATGGTAATTATAATGGAAATAAAGACAATATTTTTGTAGTAAGTGGTTCTGGAACTCAAATCCCTTATAATATACCTGGATGGGATTTATTTTTTAAACCAGATTCTAATATCAATAAGCTTATATCCACAAATGTTTCTATGATTGATAATAGGTATGATGTTATAAAAAATCCTGATCAAAAAAAATTTTTAGATGAAGAATCAAAATTTTCATATTTGATAGGACAAAATTATGTTCAAGGTGGTGGACTTGATCCAGATAAAGATTTTGATTATGCAGATAGTAAATTACCTTTTCCAAAAAGTTCTATGTATATACAAGGTGTAAAACCTGATGGAACAAGTTTTAAAGCAACGATTAATATAGGACCTGAAGATAAAATAGGTGATGTTTTAGAAAATATTGGAAAACTTTATGGCAATACAGATACAAATAAAGTTGTCGAAGTTAAAATGAATGATAGTGGACAAATTGAGATTAAAAATTTAAAAGAAGGTAATAGTTCTTTAGATTTTCACGCTGTTGCTATGACACCACAAGTTCAAGATAAAGGGCAAATTAATGCCTTAAAAGAAGCTGCTGATGCTGAGGGTATAAGTATGGATCAACTAACAGATCGCATTATGCAAGCAGCTCATAATGGAAATATAAACAATGTAACAAGTCCTGTAACAATTCAAGTTAATGGTCAAGACTTTGAAATAAATATTCATCAAACAGATTTTATTAAAAGCAATATTAATGGCAATAAAACCAATGGTAAGGAATTTGATGTTCCTTTTGAAAAAGATGGAAACACAGTATATGGTAATGTTTCTCAGATTATAAAAGGAACAAGTCAATATGCTAATGATAGCACAAAATTAAGCGAAGTAATAGCAAATTCAAATGGAAGTATGGCTGGTCAGCAACTTCAGATGAATATTACTTCTAAAAGCGGACAAAGATACGATGTAACAGTAAATTTAGAAAATTCTTTAGTTAGTTTTACAAAGCCAGATGGAACTTTAATACAAATTCCAATCATGAATGTAGATCCTAATAATCCAAACAATGCTATTGTTACTAATCCTGAGGATATTACTTATAGACAATTAAATGATATTATAGGTATGATTGCTTCTGATAATATACCTGCAAATACCCTCACTCCTGCTAATGTAGCTAATTTTAAAGAATATCAAAGATTGGTTGCAAATTCAAAAGATTCTGTAGAAGTAAATATGGACTATAAAGGTCGCATTAGTATCACTGATAAATTTTCTACCAATACAAATATCGGAGTGAGTATAAAAGACTCTAATTCAAATACTAATTTTCCAACTACCGGTGGAGGAGTAACGCAAGGTTCAGGCTTTACTTTTAGTGCAAATAATTCTTTAACTATAGATGATCCCAATGTTGATTTGATTAAAGATTTAGATGAAATGATAGATGCTGTTTTAAATGGCAATATGAGAGCAGATTCTGAAGGAAGCGATCCTAGAAATACAGGTTTGCAAGGTGCATTAGAAAGACTTGATCATTTACAAGATCATGTTAGAAAAACACAAACAACTATAGGTTCATATACAAATTCTATAGAAGAAACAAATAAAAGAATGACTTTTTTAAATGTTAATGTCGCTACTATAAAAAGCGGAGTAACAGATGCTGATTATGGGCAAACATATATGCAGTTTATGCAAACAATGGTTTCGTATCAAGCTATGCTTTCTGCGACTTCTAAAATTTCTCAAATTAGTTTGTTAAACTACTTATAA
- a CDS encoding DNA translocase FtsK produces the protein MFLQDKGYIASAMFIILDGLFGKIGCSVLIILLFAFAFTISFPQIIKDIFKIEIDFDFYLKLETLIKNKIFGFFGGDKYENETKQEQEQLKQELLIKEKKEEFEDIKIKTTQEENQDKNEKFDLEKLKNQTLDEVVISDEDKKMSSSYIHELSKPIANFAQKASKTNVKETQMTPEEYLAKYKNKSEDVYTQSLISKNLDEPSYKRRNIDVNEEKEINEDSFFAKEIKQRQKMLQKAKLLEEYKALQKEKILEELNEDFKKIEELNAIEAQKEAEFKKIQNKTNFLGADTKELKDEDFIPQNEVKELDFNEDDFIKPKSIEELRIKKTYDEVFVVEEIENKEQENIVDIVENKNHLISDEVSENKALLKELDFGNFEKPNDFTLPPLDFLTMPKEGKSEINEEEIDRKIYDLLEKLRRFKIGGDVVRTYTGPVVTTFEFRPAADVKVSKILSLQDDLAMALKAQTIRIQAPIPGKDVVGIEVPNEKIETIYLREILESEIFKNSSSPLTIALGKDIVGDPFITDLKKLPHLLIAGTTGSGKSVGINSMLLSLLYRNSPKTLRLMMIDPKMLEFSIYNEIPHLLTPVITDPKKAVNALSNMVAEMERRYRLMAEAKTKNIENYNEKIKEQGGEILPFIVVIIDELADLMMSAGKDVEFYIGRLAQMARASGIHLIVATQRPSVDVVTGVVKANLPSRISYKVGQKVDSKVILDAMGAESLLGRGDCLFTPPGMSGLVRLHAPFASENEIENIVEFLKAQQVVEYDESFLKDDNQEGAFKRSEFDDGDLDELYEEAKAVILEDRKTSISYLQRRLKIGYNRAANIIEQLSQTGVLSEPDAKGQREIL, from the coding sequence ATGTTTTTGCAAGATAAAGGCTATATAGCCTCGGCAATGTTTATTATACTTGATGGCCTTTTTGGAAAAATTGGTTGCAGTGTTTTAATTATTTTACTTTTTGCGTTCGCATTTACTATAAGTTTTCCGCAAATTATTAAAGATATTTTTAAAATAGAGATTGATTTTGACTTTTATTTAAAACTTGAGACTTTAATTAAAAATAAAATTTTTGGATTTTTTGGTGGAGATAAATATGAAAATGAAACCAAACAAGAACAAGAGCAATTAAAACAAGAATTACTAATTAAAGAAAAAAAAGAAGAGTTTGAAGATATCAAAATAAAAACGACTCAAGAAGAAAATCAGGATAAAAATGAAAAATTTGATCTTGAAAAATTAAAAAATCAAACATTAGATGAAGTTGTTATTAGCGATGAAGATAAAAAAATGAGTTCAAGCTATATACATGAACTTTCAAAACCTATAGCAAATTTTGCTCAAAAAGCAAGTAAAACAAATGTGAAGGAAACGCAAATGACCCCTGAAGAGTATTTAGCAAAATACAAAAACAAAAGTGAAGATGTGTATACTCAAAGTTTAATTAGTAAAAATTTAGACGAACCAAGTTATAAAAGACGCAATATAGATGTAAATGAAGAAAAAGAAATTAATGAGGATTCTTTTTTTGCAAAAGAAATAAAACAAAGACAGAAAATGTTGCAAAAGGCAAAATTATTAGAAGAATATAAAGCTTTACAAAAAGAAAAAATACTAGAAGAATTAAATGAAGATTTTAAAAAGATAGAAGAATTAAACGCTATAGAGGCACAAAAAGAAGCAGAATTTAAAAAAATTCAAAACAAAACCAACTTTTTAGGGGCGGATACAAAGGAATTAAAAGATGAGGATTTTATTCCGCAAAATGAAGTAAAAGAACTAGATTTCAATGAGGATGATTTTATTAAACCAAAAAGCATTGAAGAACTTAGAATTAAAAAAACTTATGATGAAGTTTTTGTTGTAGAAGAGATTGAAAATAAAGAGCAAGAAAATATCGTGGATATAGTTGAAAATAAAAATCATCTAATTAGTGATGAAGTGAGTGAAAATAAAGCTTTATTAAAGGAGCTTGATTTTGGAAATTTTGAAAAACCAAATGATTTTACTTTACCACCTTTGGATTTTTTAACTATGCCAAAAGAAGGCAAAAGCGAAATCAATGAAGAAGAAATTGATAGAAAAATTTATGATTTACTCGAAAAATTAAGACGATTTAAAATAGGCGGAGATGTTGTAAGAACTTACACAGGCCCTGTTGTAACTACATTTGAATTTCGTCCAGCTGCTGATGTAAAGGTTAGTAAAATTTTATCCTTACAAGATGATTTAGCTATGGCTTTAAAAGCCCAAACTATAAGAATTCAAGCTCCAATTCCAGGAAAAGATGTAGTAGGTATAGAAGTTCCAAATGAAAAAATTGAAACTATTTATTTAAGAGAAATTTTAGAAAGTGAAATATTTAAAAATTCAAGTTCACCTTTAACCATAGCCTTGGGTAAAGATATAGTAGGTGATCCTTTTATAACAGATCTTAAAAAACTTCCTCATCTTTTAATCGCAGGAACAACAGGAAGTGGAAAAAGTGTGGGTATAAATTCTATGCTTTTATCTTTGCTTTATAGAAATTCTCCAAAAACATTAAGACTTATGATGATAGATCCTAAAATGCTTGAATTTAGCATTTATAATGAAATACCACATTTGCTTACACCAGTAATTACTGATCCTAAAAAAGCAGTTAATGCTTTATCAAACATGGTAGCTGAAATGGAACGCAGATATCGCTTGATGGCTGAAGCAAAAACTAAAAACATAGAAAATTATAATGAAAAAATCAAAGAACAAGGTGGAGAAATCTTACCATTTATTGTGGTAATCATAGATGAATTAGCAGATTTAATGATGAGTGCAGGTAAGGATGTAGAATTTTATATAGGTCGTTTAGCACAAATGGCAAGAGCAAGTGGAATTCACTTAATCGTAGCTACACAACGCCCATCAGTAGATGTTGTAACTGGGGTTGTAAAGGCGAATTTACCAAGTAGAATTTCTTATAAAGTAGGGCAAAAAGTTGATTCTAAAGTAATTTTAGATGCTATGGGAGCTGAGAGTTTGCTAGGAAGGGGCGATTGTTTATTTACTCCTCCTGGTATGAGTGGTTTAGTGCGTTTGCATGCGCCTTTTGCAAGTGAAAATGAAATAGAAAATATAGTAGAATTTTTAAAAGCTCAACAAGTAGTAGAATATGATGAGAGTTTTTTAAAAGATGATAATCAAGAAGGTGCTTTTAAAAGAAGTGAATTTGATGATGGGGATTTAGATGAACTTTATGAAGAAGCTAAAGCTGTGATTTTAGAAGATAGAAAAACTAGTATTTCGTATTTGCAAAGACGCCTTAAGATAGGCTATAATCGTGCGGCAAATATCATAGAACAACTTTCACAAACTGGCGTTTTAAGCGAACCTGATGCAAAAGGACAAAGAGAAATTTTATAG
- a CDS encoding AsmA-like C-terminal domain-containing protein has translation MILPIILFIALFIYLKNGIYIEKLEFSSIHLEKLYIKLDKKLILNAKKVILNSQNQNTKNETSASKALQLIKDVKYIYWFFQEINIEEIFVNNYPVELVYKNNLFFVNSKNLLVKIDLKISDKNIQANINNFLLKDYNLSIIGSLAINPKTKFYNFKGKVDSEFLKSNVKFSLKREEIAYELDNIQTNNISKIFAVLKENNIHLPSDLELWVGGKVKADFYFIEKLNGFADFGKHRYYLDDIKAFGYVNNLKITLDNGIDPILSPHVRLSFSKQRLDFDYDKLYFNNYDLKQSKIYIDDMLNHKARIFIHIKSNNARLDYRVNKILKLYDITLPFLQNNGVTKTDLILKIPFDHPEKITYKGMFDIVNSNINISDFKINQANVELKKDKVEIKNASIMSQLINGDFNASIDLKQKQGNFKTYIKQIILPQDSLNLQDKFLDLELNFDKNTSIYNKEFLTTMVLDQGLYIHIARLIKLKEYSKIMQKNKIHDGELTLNTINFQDFNIDLNNTTFDSFLLHKDNNPYEYDNFNIKIRNGDFNLTTQSNFLFVQKQNHDTNITLNNVNLLLSQKDTENTLDDLMDTNYNIFAQNVDIILKDYNKTLDFDKLNAKLKKDFIQASANRSESKFNLLLSKDKFSLQALKMDDDFLNTFMRENIFDKGEFNLYIDGNSTDFFKGKFLFKNTYLKDLKFHQQLLSFIDTIPSLLLFKAPTFNEKGFSVENAGVSFNRKKDLFEIDALNFNGDSADVLGQVKINLRSSKVDGLLELRTLKSATSVISKVPIINQIILGKDRQISTQIKLSGTIDNPEFKTQLIAQSLQLPYHLIKNIFELPANLIK, from the coding sequence TTGATATTACCTATAATACTTTTCATTGCTTTGTTTATTTACCTTAAAAATGGGATTTATATAGAAAAATTAGAATTTTCTTCTATTCATTTGGAGAAATTATATATTAAATTAGATAAAAAACTTATTTTAAATGCTAAAAAAGTTATTCTTAATTCTCAAAATCAAAACACCAAAAATGAAACTAGTGCAAGTAAGGCTTTGCAACTTATAAAAGATGTTAAATATATTTATTGGTTTTTTCAAGAAATAAATATAGAAGAAATTTTTGTTAATAATTATCCTGTGGAATTAGTTTATAAAAATAATTTGTTTTTTGTTAATAGTAAAAATCTTCTTGTAAAAATAGACTTAAAAATTAGCGATAAAAATATACAAGCAAATATTAATAATTTTCTTTTAAAAGATTATAATCTTAGCATTATAGGTTCTTTAGCAATTAATCCTAAGACTAAATTTTATAATTTTAAAGGAAAAGTAGATAGTGAATTTTTAAAAAGTAATGTTAAGTTTTCTTTAAAAAGAGAAGAAATAGCATATGAATTAGATAATATACAAACAAATAATATAAGTAAAATTTTTGCAGTTTTAAAAGAAAACAACATTCACTTGCCAAGTGATTTAGAACTTTGGGTAGGTGGTAAAGTAAAAGCTGATTTTTATTTTATAGAGAAGTTAAATGGTTTTGCTGATTTTGGAAAACATAGATATTATTTAGACGATATAAAAGCTTTTGGTTATGTAAATAATCTAAAAATTACACTTGATAATGGTATAGATCCTATCCTTAGTCCCCATGTAAGACTTAGTTTTAGCAAACAAAGGCTTGATTTTGACTATGATAAATTATATTTTAATAATTATGATCTTAAGCAAAGTAAAATTTATATAGATGATATGCTAAATCATAAGGCTAGGATTTTTATCCATATTAAAAGTAATAATGCAAGATTAGATTATAGGGTAAATAAAATTTTAAAACTATATGATATAACTTTACCTTTTTTGCAAAATAATGGAGTTACTAAAACTGACTTGATTTTAAAAATTCCATTTGATCACCCTGAAAAAATTACTTATAAAGGTATGTTTGATATTGTAAATTCAAATATTAACATCAGTGATTTTAAAATTAATCAAGCAAATGTAGAACTAAAAAAAGACAAGGTTGAGATAAAAAATGCAAGCATAATGAGTCAATTAATAAATGGTGATTTTAATGCTAGTATTGATTTAAAACAAAAACAAGGAAATTTTAAAACCTATATTAAGCAAATTATATTGCCACAAGATAGTTTAAATCTCCAAGATAAATTTTTGGATTTAGAATTGAATTTTGATAAAAACACAAGTATTTATAATAAAGAATTCCTCACAACTATGGTTTTAGATCAAGGATTATATATTCATATAGCAAGACTTATAAAATTAAAAGAATATTCTAAAATAATGCAAAAAAACAAAATACACGATGGGGAATTAACATTAAACACCATAAATTTTCAAGATTTTAATATAGATTTAAACAATACAACTTTTGATTCTTTTTTGCTTCATAAAGATAATAATCCATATGAGTATGATAATTTTAATATAAAAATTAGAAATGGCGATTTTAATTTAACTACTCAAAGTAATTTTCTTTTTGTTCAAAAGCAAAATCATGATACAAATATCACATTAAACAATGTAAATTTACTTCTTTCGCAAAAAGATACAGAAAATACTTTAGATGATCTTATGGATACTAATTATAATATTTTTGCCCAAAATGTAGATATTATTTTGAAAGATTATAATAAAACTTTAGATTTTGATAAATTAAATGCAAAGCTAAAAAAAGATTTTATACAAGCTAGTGCAAATAGAAGCGAATCGAAATTTAATTTATTATTGAGTAAAGATAAATTTAGCCTTCAAGCTCTAAAAATGGATGATGATTTTTTAAATACCTTTATGAGAGAAAATATTTTTGATAAAGGTGAGTTTAATCTTTATATAGATGGCAATAGCACGGATTTTTTTAAAGGTAAATTTTTATTTAAAAATACTTATTTAAAAGACTTGAAATTTCATCAACAACTTTTAAGCTTTATTGATACTATACCTAGTTTATTGCTTTTTAAAGCACCAACTTTTAATGAAAAAGGATTTAGTGTTGAAAATGCAGGAGTTAGCTTTAATAGAAAAAAAGATCTTTTTGAAATAGATGCTTTAAATTTCAATGGAGATAGTGCTGATGTTTTAGGGCAAGTTAAGATAAATTTGCGTAGTAGTAAAGTTGATGGATTGTTAGAACTTAGAACCTTAAAATCAGCTACTTCTGTGATTTCTAAGGTTCCTATTATTAATCAGATTATATTAGGAAAAGATAGACAAATTAGCACACAAATTAAATTAAGTGGAACAATTGACAATCCTGAATTTAAAACTCAATTAATCGCACAAAGCTTGCAACTCCCTTATCATTTGATAAAAAATATTTTTGAATTACCTGCTAATTTGATTAAATAG